GACCACACTGGTCAGAGCCCTGGTCGAGTCCATGCCCGGCGGAGATAACGCCGAGGTCAGCAGTCCCAGCTTTAACGTTTACAACATCTACCCCACCAGACCGGAAATCGTTCACTACGACATGTACCGGCTGGAAGGCTCACCCGTGGAAAGCAGCTATTACGAGTTCCTCGATGAGGGGCGCTCCGTGCTGCTGGTGGAATGGGCGGAATTCATACCCCGTGCCGAATGGCCCGATGAGTGGTTGCTTTTTCGCTGGCTTCCATGCGATGAAGGCCGTCTCGTCGAGATTTCGTCCAGCGGTTCATCCGCAAGACGCTGCTACGACGAATTGCGTCTTCTGGTGGAACAGTTACGCCAGTAGGGTTGGGTGATGGGTCTAGACGGACAAAGGGCCGTCCTGTGGTATAACCCCTTAAACAGACAAAGGAATCGGTATGCGTATTCTGGTTCAGAAATTCGGGGGAACTTCCGTTGCCAACCTTGAGTGCATGAAACAGGTTCGCGAAAAAACTCTTGCCGCGAGAGCCAAGGGGTACAAGGTGGTTGTTGTCCTTTCCGCCCGTTCGGGAGACACCAACAAGCTGCTGGCCCTCGCAGACGAGTATTCACGCGACCCTGATTCTGCGGAAGTAGATTCCCTTGTTTCCACCGGCGAGCAGGTTTCTGTCGCCCTGTTCGCCATGATCATGAAGGATGCCGGCGTGAAGGCCCGCTCTCTTCTGGGATTCCAGATTCCCATGAAGACCGATCAGGCTCACGGAAAAGCCAGAATCCTCGGGATAGACAACGAAAAACTCACTGCGCTGCTCAATGATTACGATGTACTTGCAGTTGCCGGTTTCCAGGGCATTACTGAATGCAACCGCATCACCACCCTTGGTCGTGGCGGTTCCGACACTTCCGCTGTTGCTCTGGCTGCCGCGCTTGGCTGCGAGTGTGAAATCTACACAGATGTGGACGGCGTTTACACCACCGATCCCAACATGTGCAGCACCGCCCGCAAGATGGACCGCGTCTCCTATGACGAGATGCTGGAAATGGCCAGCATGGGCGCCAAGGTTCTGCAGATACGATCGGTGGAATTTGCCAAGAAGTACAAAGTGCCCGTGCACGTTCGTTCCACCTTCACCGACACTCCGGGAACATTAGTAACGCAAGAGGATTCAACGATGGAAGCAGTTCTCGTTTCTGGCATTGCCTATGACAAGGATCAGGCACGTGTAACGCTGCGTGACGTACCGGACGTTCCCGGTGTGGCTTACAGCCTGTTCGGCCCCCTTGCCGACAAGGGCGTTGTCGTGGACATGATCGTTCAGAACCCCAGCCGCAATGGCAAGACCGACATGACCTTCACCGTTCCCCGCGGGGACCTGAAGAAAACGCTCACCCTGATGGAAGAAATCAAGCAGGAAACCGGCGCAGCAGAAGTGTTGCACGACCTGCACGTATCCAAAGTTTCCGCCATCGGCGTGGGCATGCGCAACCATTCCGGCGTAGCCGCCAAGGCTTTTGCAGCCTTGCGCGCCATGAATATAAATATTCTCATGATCAGCACTTCCGAAATCAAGATTACCTGTCTGATTGAGGAAAAATATACTGAATTGGCGGTTCGCACCCTGCACGACGCCTTCGGGCTGGATAAAGACTCCATGCTTGGCTGATCATGAAAAAAATACAGATATACGACACGACGCTTCGGGACGGCACCCAGTCAGAAGACATCAACCTCAATAACGAGGACAAGATCAAGATCGCGATCAGGCTCGATGAGCTTGGTGTGGATTTTATCGAAGGTGGCTGGCCGGGTTCCAACCCTGTGGACCGCGCATTTTTCAGCGAAATTCAGAATTATCAGCTGAAACACGCGCGCATTGCCGCATTTGGCAGCACGCATCACCCCAACTTTCTGCCGGAGAACGATCCGAACCTACGCAGCCTGTTGGATTCCGGTGCCAGCGTTTGCACCATTTTCGGCAAGACATGGAACATCCATGCCACGGAAGCCCTACGTGTTTCCGAAGAACGAAATCTTGAAATAATTCATGATTCCGTGGCTTACCTGCACTCGCAGGGCAAGCCTGTGTTCTTTGATGCGGAACACTTCTTCGACGGATACAAATCCAACCCGGAATATGCCCTTGCCGCCATAGGCAAAGCATTCAAAGCCGGGGCGGAAGTGCTTGTGCTCTGCGACACCAACGGCGGCACCCTGCCCTCTGAGGTTTCCGCCATTGTCGCCGAAGTCCGCAAAGCGCTGCCGGAGGCCAATATCGGCATCCACACGCACAATGACTGCGAGATGGCTGTGGCCAACTCCATTGCTGCCGTGCAGACAGGGGCCATGCACATTCAGGGTACCATGAACGGGGTGGGCGAGCGTTGCGGAAACGCAAACCTCTGCTCCATCATTCCGATTCTCGAACTGAAGTGCGGCGGTGCATACACCACCATTCCGCGCGAAAAGCTGCAGCTCATCACGGCAACCTCGGCCTATGTATCCGATGTGGCCAACATGCAGCCCTTCAGCCGTCAGCCCTTTGTGGGCCGCTCGGCTTTTGCGCACAAGGGTGGCATCCATGCCAGTGCGGTCAACCGTCTGGCCATGCTCTACGAACATGTCGACCCCAGAGAACTGGGCAACCGCCAGCGCGTACTGCTCACGGAACTGGCCGGCCGTGCCAACATAGTGAGCATGGCGCGCCGGTTCGGATTCCATCTGGACAAGGATGAGCCGGTGGTAAAGGGACTGCTCAACGAGCTGAAGACCCGCTCCAGCATGGGCTACGACTATGCTGCGGCCGAAGCTTCCGTGGAACTGCTGCTGCTCAAGAAGCTTGCGCGCCGCGGAGTGCGGGAGTTCTTCAACCTCGTACAGTTCCGCGTGCTGGAGCTCAAGGATTCACACGGAAAGGAACCCTACTCCGAAGCATCTGTCCGGGTCGAGGTGGAAGGCATTACCGAGCACACGGCAGCCACGGGACACGGTCCGGTCAACGCGCTGGACAACGCCCTGCGCAAAGCGCTCATCGGCTTCTACCCGCGACTCAACGAAATGCGCCTTCTCGACTTCAAGGTACGCGTCATGACCGCGGCCAACCCTGACGGCGGCGGAACAGCCTCCGTAGTGCGGGTACTCATCGAATCCGGCGACCAGCAGTCGCGCTGGGTAACGGTGGGGGTCTCGTACAACATCATAGAGGCCAGCTGGCAGGCCCTTGTCGATTCCATCACGTACAAGCTCTACAAGGACGAGTACGAAAAACGGAAAAACGAAACGGACGACTAGCCTCTTCCCCAGAATAAAAGGCCGGAACCATGTTCCGGCCTTTCTTTTTGGCTTTCGGATAAAACGTCGGAGAATTTTGCCATACGCGCCGCTAGTCGTTCAGCGCGCGGCAGCGAAGTTAAGGGTATGCAAATAAAGAGCAGGCCTAGCTGGCCATACGCTCAACACTTACGCGATATTGCACAATGTCTTCCACGGTCAGCACAGGCATGCCGTGCTTTTTGCCAAGCGCGACAATTTCGGGCAGGCGGGCCATGGAACCGTCCTCATTGGTTACTTCGCACAACACGCCGCAGGGCTCAAGTCCGGCAAGGCGCATAAGATCAACAGTTGCTTCGGTGTGTCCCCTGCGGCTGAGTACTCCACCATCACGGGCGCGCAAGGGGAAAACATGACCGGGTCTGTTCAGATCCGCAGGCTTGGCCGTAGAAGATGCGGCAGCCTTGATCGTGCGCACACGGTCAGCGGCAGAAACACCGGTGGTAACACCTTCGGCAGCTTCAATGCTCACGGTAAAGGCGGTCTGGTGCCTGCTTTCGTTTTTCTCCACCATCATGGGCAGTTTGAGTTGACGAACTTTTTCGTCCGTCAGACACAGGCAGACAATACCACTGCATTCGCGGATGAGCATAGCCATCTGCTGCTGGTTCAGATGTTCTGCGGAGAAGATGAGATCTCCCTCATTTTCCCTGTCCTCGTCATCGGTAACAAGCACACCTTGTCCGTTACGCAACGCATCAAGTGCGCGTTCCACCCTTTCGAGCGGGGAACCGAAAGAGGACAGCAAAGACTGATTCATGGTGACTACTCCTGTAGTAAACAAACCAGAATCAGGGCACGGAAAAAGACAGATGCCGGAAGAATATCCGGCACAGGGTATGAAATACCCTCGGCGGGATGCTGACTGTCTTAAACTCTTCCATCCGGACTATACCGTCGGCTCTGGCATTTCACCAGATCTGCTGACCTCCGCATCCATTGACCATCGCCGGAGCGGAGCGCTCGCGGGCTCTCCGAAGCAACTCGGAATACCGCCGGTAGGGAATTTCACCCTGCCCTGAGAATAAGCAGCTGGAATCTATCTCTCAAAACGGCAAGGTGTCAACACCCGGCTGCAGAGAATAAAAAAAGCCTCCTGTAAAAAAAGAGGCTGTAAGCATTTCTGGCATTATTGCTCATTCTTCTATGATACTGCAGCAACTGCCTGCGGGTGAATAGACAAACTTCGCAACCCGGTTACGTCCGGCATTCTTGGCAAAATACAAGGCCTTGTCAGCCGCATCGATAAGGTTTTCCTGATAGGCTCCCTTCCACGTCGGATCGGCTTCTGCAAGCCCGCTCGAAATGGTGATCCGTATCCCCTTACGCATAATATCGCCATTGCTGTCGCGGATAACAAAGTTGTACCGCTCCATACGCTTACGGATGTCTACCGCAAGCTCTTCCGCCACAAGCGCCGAAGAACCGCGCAGGATGATGGCAAATTCCTCGCCTCCGTATCGGCACGGATGCACCTCCAGCCCTTCTGAACCGAAGGCCGAGATGGACTGACGCATGAGACAGGCAACCGTGGTTAACGCCTGATCACCAATGCGGTGACCAAATTCATCGTTAAAATCCTTGAAGAAGTCTATATCGAGCATGAGCAAGGCCAGCGGAATACTTTTTTCCTTCCATTCTCTGACGCCTTGTTCCAGCACTTCATCAAAGGCCCGCCGGTTATTCAAACCGGTCAGGGGGTCTGTCTTGCTCAACTGATCCAGATTTTCCATGTCCCGTTCCATAAGGCTTATCACCTCACGGAACGTGGCCTGAAGCAATGAGACTATTTCTGATGAATCCTGTCCGCTGGTTACTGCCTCCACGCTCCGGGCTTCCAGATGCTTCACGTCACCCTTGCGGCGCTGCATGAGGCGCTTGAATTCCTCAGCAAGCTGCACGGTTTCCTGCAGGGCGGCATTAAGGCGCTGCTCATACGGAGCAACCAGAATTTCCCGGTCCCGCATGAGCACTTCCCTGAAGCGGTCCTCGCTGAAATCTTTGCGCTTGAGCACATCAACCAGCAGTGCCTGAACCTGGCTCTTCTGAATTTCCGAAAGATAGGAATAATCCTCAAGCCCCCGCATATACAGGACGAGTGTGCGCCACTTGGCATCACGCGGCACACCGGCCTTATCCAGCATTTCGCAGAATTTGCCGTCTTGTGTAAAATCGCATGAACCGGATCTTTCGCATTGCAGAAGAGTAGAGGGCATCTGTATTCAACCTATGGGACTGTAAGTGATTATTTCCCATGCCGGGGCATGGCATCAATATTCAACTGATTGCGTAATATGCCTTAAAAAGAATGTACTGTCATTGAAATCTATTGGTCAGGCCAGATCCTGCAGTGCCTCGCGGGGGCAAACCCCATGTCAAAGGCCTGCTCAACATTCCGGAATTCTATTCTATTTTTTGCAGATATCTGTCCGGAACCGTCACACATAAAAGTAAACAAGCGCTTACTTTTACGGTTGCCCACATACGTATCGCTTCTCTTCGAAATTATATCCACCACCTGCCACATCCCCACCCGCCCTTTCACTGCATCACGCTGCAACTCCAACAAATTCTCAAAAATTCTGCGGGGCACATCAGCATGCCAGTATACCATGGCGTATCCTTCTGAAACCAGAATTTCAGCAACGTTGCTGCCCTGCGGAAGCACAAGCCGGGCAAGGGTACGCCCGTAACGGTCTTTGGATGGAGTTCCGCTCATGACACGAATCTCCTTTCCCATAACCAAAGAGGCAAGCGCATCGCGGGATTGAACGGCATAAAACTGGTTTGCGGCACCGTCTTTGCCCATTTCCGGGGCGTCTATACCCAGGAGCCTTACTACCTCTCCAGAGACAAGAACCACGGTATCACCATCGGGAACAAAGCGTACAGTCGCCCTTCTTCCTTCGTTCCCGACATCTGGTTTCGCAAAGGCAGCGGGTTGATGAAGAAACAGAAGGCAACCGAACAGCAGTACGGTCACAACCGCCAGCAGTCCCGGGCATCCGGCGGGGGGGCGCATAAAAGGATTGCGCATAACGAGTTTGGAAACCTCACAGAAAGAAAGACGGGCGACCTTGGGTCGCCCGTCTCATTATCAGCTTTCGTAGTACGAACGCAGGGTCTGGCTTCGAACAGGATGCCGCAACTTTCGAAGCGCCTTGGCTTCGATCTGGCGGATACGTTCGCGGGTAACGTTAAAGAGCTTACCCACTTCTTCCAGAGTGTGGTCGGACTTTTCGCCAATACCGAACCGCTTGCGCAGCACCTGCTCCTCACGGGGGGTAAGGTCGGCAAGCACGCTGGCAATCTGTTCGCCAAGCTTGGTGTTGACCACCTCTTCGGACGGCGCAACAGCCTTCTTGTCTTCAATGAAATCGCCGAGGCTGGAATCTTCCTCATCCCCGATGGGAGTTTCGAGAGAAATGGGTTCCTTGGCGATCTTGAGGACCTTCTTCACCTTGTCGATGGGATAGTCCATACGCTCCGCAATTTCTTCGGGCGTGGGGTCGCGTCCCAGTTCCTGAACAAGGTAGCGGGAAGTGCGGATAAGCTTGTTGATCGTTTCGATCATATGCACAGGGATACGGATGGTACGGGCCTGATCCGCGATGGCGCGGGTGATGGCCTGACGTATCCACCAGGTAGCATACGTGGAGAACTTGTAACCGCGCTGGTATTCGAACTTGTCCACCGCCTTCATGAGGCCGATGTTCCCTTCCTGAATCAGGTCGAGGAACTGCAACCCGCGGTTGGTGTACTTCTTTGCGATGCTCACAACAAGGCGCAGGTTGGAACGGATAAGCTCCTGCTTGGCACGCATGGCGGCACTGTTGCCACGCTTGATGCGCCACAGCACTTCTTCAAGGTCCGTCACGTTGTGACAACACTTTTCCTGCAGGCGCTTGAGAATTTCGATCTTGCCTATGATCATTTCCTTGAAGGAAAACAGCTCCTCCACGGTCAGGCCAAGTTCGTCCGCAGCGACGACAGGATTTATTTCGCGTTCTTCCAGCT
This region of Desulfovibrio subterraneus genomic DNA includes:
- the tsaE gene encoding tRNA (adenosine(37)-N6)-threonylcarbamoyltransferase complex ATPase subunit type 1 TsaE, giving the protein MHLKLLDSDTTEYLGRAVATALQKTGTACPILFQGPLGSGKTTLVRALVESMPGGDNAEVSSPSFNVYNIYPTRPEIVHYDMYRLEGSPVESSYYEFLDEGRSVLLVEWAEFIPRAEWPDEWLLFRWLPCDEGRLVEISSSGSSARRCYDELRLLVEQLRQ
- a CDS encoding aspartate kinase, whose amino-acid sequence is MRILVQKFGGTSVANLECMKQVREKTLAARAKGYKVVVVLSARSGDTNKLLALADEYSRDPDSAEVDSLVSTGEQVSVALFAMIMKDAGVKARSLLGFQIPMKTDQAHGKARILGIDNEKLTALLNDYDVLAVAGFQGITECNRITTLGRGGSDTSAVALAAALGCECEIYTDVDGVYTTDPNMCSTARKMDRVSYDEMLEMASMGAKVLQIRSVEFAKKYKVPVHVRSTFTDTPGTLVTQEDSTMEAVLVSGIAYDKDQARVTLRDVPDVPGVAYSLFGPLADKGVVVDMIVQNPSRNGKTDMTFTVPRGDLKKTLTLMEEIKQETGAAEVLHDLHVSKVSAIGVGMRNHSGVAAKAFAALRAMNINILMISTSEIKITCLIEEKYTELAVRTLHDAFGLDKDSMLG
- the cimA gene encoding citramalate synthase yields the protein MKKIQIYDTTLRDGTQSEDINLNNEDKIKIAIRLDELGVDFIEGGWPGSNPVDRAFFSEIQNYQLKHARIAAFGSTHHPNFLPENDPNLRSLLDSGASVCTIFGKTWNIHATEALRVSEERNLEIIHDSVAYLHSQGKPVFFDAEHFFDGYKSNPEYALAAIGKAFKAGAEVLVLCDTNGGTLPSEVSAIVAEVRKALPEANIGIHTHNDCEMAVANSIAAVQTGAMHIQGTMNGVGERCGNANLCSIIPILELKCGGAYTTIPREKLQLITATSAYVSDVANMQPFSRQPFVGRSAFAHKGGIHASAVNRLAMLYEHVDPRELGNRQRVLLTELAGRANIVSMARRFGFHLDKDEPVVKGLLNELKTRSSMGYDYAAAEASVELLLLKKLARRGVREFFNLVQFRVLELKDSHGKEPYSEASVRVEVEGITEHTAATGHGPVNALDNALRKALIGFYPRLNEMRLLDFKVRVMTAANPDGGGTASVVRVLIESGDQQSRWVTVGVSYNIIEASWQALVDSITYKLYKDEYEKRKNETDD
- the ribB gene encoding 3,4-dihydroxy-2-butanone-4-phosphate synthase; the protein is MNQSLLSSFGSPLERVERALDALRNGQGVLVTDDEDRENEGDLIFSAEHLNQQQMAMLIRECSGIVCLCLTDEKVRQLKLPMMVEKNESRHQTAFTVSIEAAEGVTTGVSAADRVRTIKAAASSTAKPADLNRPGHVFPLRARDGGVLSRRGHTEATVDLMRLAGLEPCGVLCEVTNEDGSMARLPEIVALGKKHGMPVLTVEDIVQYRVSVERMAS
- a CDS encoding GGDEF domain-containing protein, whose protein sequence is MPSTLLQCERSGSCDFTQDGKFCEMLDKAGVPRDAKWRTLVLYMRGLEDYSYLSEIQKSQVQALLVDVLKRKDFSEDRFREVLMRDREILVAPYEQRLNAALQETVQLAEEFKRLMQRRKGDVKHLEARSVEAVTSGQDSSEIVSLLQATFREVISLMERDMENLDQLSKTDPLTGLNNRRAFDEVLEQGVREWKEKSIPLALLMLDIDFFKDFNDEFGHRIGDQALTTVACLMRQSISAFGSEGLEVHPCRYGGEEFAIILRGSSALVAEELAVDIRKRMERYNFVIRDSNGDIMRKGIRITISSGLAEADPTWKGAYQENLIDAADKALYFAKNAGRNRVAKFVYSPAGSCCSIIEE
- a CDS encoding thermonuclease family protein — translated: MRNPFMRPPAGCPGLLAVVTVLLFGCLLFLHQPAAFAKPDVGNEGRRATVRFVPDGDTVVLVSGEVVRLLGIDAPEMGKDGAANQFYAVQSRDALASLVMGKEIRVMSGTPSKDRYGRTLARLVLPQGSNVAEILVSEGYAMVYWHADVPRRIFENLLELQRDAVKGRVGMWQVVDIISKRSDTYVGNRKSKRLFTFMCDGSGQISAKNRIEFRNVEQAFDMGFAPARHCRIWPDQ
- the rpoD gene encoding RNA polymerase sigma factor RpoD, which produces MGNIKDIQQIKTLIAKGKVSGFLTFDEVNKALPAEVNTPEQIEEIIGIFDQLDIAIVDTEKEGKAIAVTPSESDEDAGEVDIELTDDEDSADYATRSTDPVRMYLREMGAVPLLDRDGEVVIAKKIEMGEQDVLYALVEVPVAVEELIHVGDDLKDNRIKLKDVVKTIEEDDPSEDELNQRERVIKLLDEIKSVYKKRKKIYLKLDECATLDKRVAGLQKEIISYKEEIVLRLRDIKLEKTLIDRIIETVEDYVRQMHNCQRDLSAYILSTGKTQVDIQTLFSKLEEREINPVVAADELGLTVEELFSFKEMIIGKIEILKRLQEKCCHNVTDLEEVLWRIKRGNSAAMRAKQELIRSNLRLVVSIAKKYTNRGLQFLDLIQEGNIGLMKAVDKFEYQRGYKFSTYATWWIRQAITRAIADQARTIRIPVHMIETINKLIRTSRYLVQELGRDPTPEEIAERMDYPIDKVKKVLKIAKEPISLETPIGDEEDSSLGDFIEDKKAVAPSEEVVNTKLGEQIASVLADLTPREEQVLRKRFGIGEKSDHTLEEVGKLFNVTRERIRQIEAKALRKLRHPVRSQTLRSYYES